CGCAACGCGGGATCGTCGGGCGACAGGGCGATGGCCTGGTCGATGAGGATCAGCCCCTCGGGATCGCGATTCGACCCGATGCACACCAGGGCGGCCTGGGACCAGACCTGGGCATCACGCGGGAGACGGACTCCCCCCTCGCCGAGCGACAGCGCCAGCGAGACGGCGCGCTCGGGATCGCCGAGGGCGGCGTCGGCCTCCAGTAGGATCCGCAGGCCCTGATCGTCGAGATCGGTGCGCCAGAGCGGCGCCAGCAGGAGTCTGGCCGCCTCGGGCTGGCCGGCGCGCAGACGGGCGAGGGCCAGCTGCTGCCCGCTCTGCGGGGTGGGCGCCAAGGCGTGGAGACGCTCCAGATCCGGCAACGCGGCGACCGGGTCGCCATCGGCCAGCCGGCAGCGCACCCGGGCCCTCAACAGGCGCGGATCGTCCGGGTCGCAGATCCCCGTCGCGATCGCCAGCGTCGCCGTCGCCTCGCGCAGCAGCCCGTAATCGATCAGGACGTGGGCGAGTTCGAGCCGCACGACGCAGTCGGCGGGGGCGAGATCGCAGGCCAGACCGTATTCCGCCAGCGCCCGGCCGCGCCGGTCGAGGGCGACCAGCAGCGTGGCCAGGTTGCGGTGGTTGGCGGCCTCCGTCGGCCCCCAGAGCACGGCCAGTTCCAGGTGGGCCAGCGCCGCGTCATGGCGGCCGAGGCGTTGCAGGGCGAGGCCCGCGCGCTGGTGCAAGCGCCAGCGCAGGTCCTCGTCCAGGCCGTCGTCGGCCAGCTCGGCTTCGGCGCGCCCGGCGACGGCTTCCCAGTCGCCTGCCGTCGCCAGCGAGTCGACGGCCGCCAGGCCGCGCTGGTGGCGCGCGCGGGGCGACTCGCCGCGCAGGGCGCCGGCGTCGACGCCCGCCGCCAGCGCCGCGCAGAGGACCGCCGCGGCCAACGACCGCATCCCGACGTGTCCGATGATCGTCACATGACCTCCCCGTCATCCCTCTGCGGACCAGGGTACGCCGACAGGTCGGCGGGGACAACCGGTGAGCGTGCAGACGTGGGGAGATCGGCGCCAGGGCCGCGGTCGCCCCCCCCGGGACGGCCGCGACCCCAGGCGCTCAGCGCGCGACGGTGACGGTGCCGCGTCCCGCGGTCCGTTGCCAAGTCAGCGCATAGGCGTAGCGTCCGGACGCCGCCGGCCGGCCGGCGTCGTCGTCGCCGTCCCAGGACACCAGCAGGCGGCCGTTGCGGATCTCCCCGCCGCGCACCGTGCGGACGGCCTGGCCGCGCAGGTCGTAGACGGTCAACAGCGCAGTGCCCGCGTCGCCGGATGCGTCGGCGGGCAGGGTCATCGCGACGGTGGTCAGGGGGTTGCAGGGGTTGGGGAACGCGGTGCAGGCGAGCGACGGGGCGACGACCGGGCCGCTGCCCAGCGATTCGCTCAGGAACGCCTGGAGGCCGTCGACCTGGTCGGGGGTGACCAGGGATGCGTTCTCGATGGCGCCGCTGGCGGTCGCCAGCTCGCCGCCGAAGAGGAAGCGGATGTCCTCGGCCAGGATCTCGCGGGCCCGCTGCGCGTGCGGGGCGTCGGGGCCGTGATCGCCGCCGGCGAGGCCGCGCAGCTCGAGGTAGCGGCGCCACTGCTCGGGGCGGCGGTCGAAGCAGGCCCAGGTCAGCACGTGGCCGAGCTCGTGGACCGTCACGTCGGCCACGGTGCTCGCGGCGACGGGCCCGAAGGCCGGCGACAGCACGATGGCGCCACCGCGCGCGAAACTGCCGAGCACCTCGGCCGGGGGGGCGGGCAGCAGGAACACGTCGACGTCGAGGTCGACCTGCAGGTGCTGCAGATCGTCCAGCGCGTCGGCGACGACGTCCTCGGGCAGAGGCTGGAACCCGTCGATGTCGCGACGGGCCAGGCGCGGATCGTCCGGGCCCTGGAGCAGTTCGATCTCGCCGAGGGCCGGGTGGCGCAGCAGCAGCGCGCCGTCCGCGTGGACGATGTAGGCAGCCAGGTCGGCGGGGGTGTGGATGCGGACGCGCAGGCCGCTGGACGCGGTGAAGGTCCGGGCGGCGGCGTCGCCGGCCCAGGCGACGGCGAACAACGCCACCAGGAACATCGCGCCGCGACGGGTCCGAGTCGGGAATCGTGAGTTCGTCCGGTCCATCTTGGCCCCCTGTGATCCTTGGTCCCCCCCTAAGAGACGTCGGTCCGGTGGCTGGGAGGAGATCCCGCAGGGTTCGTGCCGCCACGGAACGGACGGCGGCCGGCGACCGGACCCGGGCCGGATCTTGACACACAACTGGATGGAAAACAAGGGGTTGGATCCGGCGTCGCCGTTTCGGAGGCAGGCGGGGTCACCGGTGTAGGGACCGCAGACTGGGTGAATTCACGCAGCGCCCGGGGGGAAAATCCCCCCGTTCAGACGGTGGTCGGACGGTGGCGTCCGCCGAAACGGCTGTCGAGGATGGCGCCGACGCCCAGGCAGTAGATCGGCAGCTGCACGACCACGGCCAGCAGTTCCAGCATCCTGCCGAAACCGGTCAGCGCCGGGATCGCCGTCAGGATCGCGCCGATGATCGCCGGCGAGAGGATCACGAAGAGACCGGCCGCGATGCAGCCGAGCGACTGCAGCCGGTCCGGGAAACGCGCCGCGCAGAGCCGCGTGCCGATCCGGCCGGCCACGATGCCGAGAGCGACCAGGCCCAGGACGACGTAGGCCAGGCCGAGCATCAGGGCCAGGGGGATCCCGATGATCGTCATCGCGAGCACGGCCACCACCACCACGAACAGGAAGTGCCCGAGCACGAGCCACGCCAGGCCGACCAGCAGGCTGCGTCCCGGTTGCGCCGAGAGGCGGTCCGTCACGGCCGCCAGCCGCCAGGCCGGCATCAGGGCGACCGTCAGGAGCGTCAAGCCGAACAGCACGCCGAGCGGGAGCAGGACCAGCAGCCCGGTGGCGCCGCCGCCGACAACGCGATTCAGGCCGTCGTCGGTGCTGATGCCGGCGATGCCCACCGTGATCACGTTGCCATCGACCCTCGCGGTCTCGTCGCGACGCGACGTACCGAACACCGTGACAGCATTGCCTTCCACCACGGCCTCGTCGGCCAGGGTCAGCGACCCGCCCACCACGACGACGTCGCCGTCGACCTGGCCGAGGATCGTCGCGTCGCCGAGCAGGACCACCACGTTGCCGGTGACGCGCTCGTCGCTCTCGACCACGGCGTCGTTGCCCGTGGCGACGATCTCCGAACCGATGATCCGGCGCTCGGGCGGCTCTTCGGCGAACACGTCCCAGTTGAAGGCATGGGCCTGCTGGCGGAACTTCGAGATTTCGTTCTCGAGGTCGAGCGTGTCGGGCAGCTCGGCCAGGATCGTCGCGGTGATGGCGCTGAGGCCCTGGCTGACCTTCTCGCTCCAGTCGGCGGGGAACTCGATCTGGAGGTTGCCGCTGGGATTGGAGACCTGGAGGCGGCGCTCGTCGATGCGGACGTCGAGGTCCTGGAGCTGGGCCTCCATCTCCTTGATGACCTGTTCGAGGCCCTGCATCGCCTGGGCGACCTGCGGGTCGTGCGCGGTCTTCAACGAATCCTGGAGGGTCTCGATACGGTTCAGTCGCTGGCGGATGGCGATCCGCAGCGAATCCTGGCGGGCGGAGGCGCGCGCGGAGGGCGGCGCCGGCGGCGCGGGCTGCGCGTCGCAGACGGAGGCGACCGTCAGCCCCAGCATCAGCGCCAGGAGCAGGACGGACCGCGGCGCGACGCCGCGGTCAGCGCGGGATCGACCTGTGCACCGTCGCGACATAGACCCTCCGGGTCAGATTCTGCAGGCGGACCGACAGTTCGGGCAGGCAACCGACGCCGGCGACCGTCCAGGCGGCGGTCCCCGCGGCGGCGCCCGAGGCGGCAGCGGTCAAAGCGGCAGCCGCGGCGAGCAGGCCGACGAGCCGCACCGACCGCGACCTCAACCAGGCCGGCAGGCTCTCGTGTTCCAGCAGGATGGGCACCCGCGGGCTGCGCAGCGGGGCCATGGCCCGGTAGTTCTCGTAGGGCACCGCGGCCAGGATGCGGGCGTCGAAATCGGCGGGCGCCTCGATCGGCGGCATGTCGCCCAACCGCGCGTAGAGCGCCTGGAGCGTCTCGAGCTGCGCGCGGCAGCCGCCGCACTCGCGCACGTGCAGGAACACGGCCAGGGACTCCCGTTTCGGGAGGGCCTGGTCGAGGTAGTCCTGCATCCTGTCGCGCGCCAGCCGGCATTCCGGCGGCGCGGGTTGCTGCATTCCGGTCTTCATGATCGTCCTCCAGGGTCTCCTACCCGCGGCGCCGCGCCGCGCCTTCCGTCGCCCGGCCCGCGGCGCCGGTGTCCCACCGACGGCCTTCGTTCGCGTCCATGGGTAGTCGTACGGCATCCCTGGCTTGGGGTTTCACGGTTTCGGGACCTTTTCCTTCCGGATCATATCTCATAGGAGCGGGCCTGCAACATCTGCTGGATCATGGCCCGGGCCCGGTGGATCCGGGCCTTGACCGTGCCGAGGGGCAGGTCCAGGACCACCGCGATGTCCTCGTAGGACAGATCCTGGTCGTGCCGCAGCAGGATGATGACCTTGTAATGAGGGGGCAGGTCGGCGACGACCTCCTCCAGCCGTTCCATCGCTTCGCTGCGTTCGAGCAGCCGGTCGGGGCCGGGACCGTCGTCGGGCAGCGGCAGGTCCATGGGTTCGCCGTCGGGGCCGGTAAAACCGTCCAACGACAAGAACCGCATGCGGTTGCGGCGCAGGTGGTCGATGCAGTGGTTGGTGGCGATCCGGAAGATCCAGCTCGAGAAGGCGTAGGTCTCGTCGAACCGGTCGAGCAGCGAGAAGACCTTGATGAAGACTTCCTGGGCGAGGTCCCGGGCGTCCTCGGCCCGCCGCGTCATCCGGAAGCACAGCCCGTAGATGGCGTTGCGGTAACGCCCGAGGAGTTCGGCGAACGCCGCCTCCTCGCCGCGCTTGCAGCGGCGGACCAGCTTCAGGTCCTCGTTGCGATCGAACATCCCGCCGCACTCCCCCGTCCAGCCTGACGACGCGGCGAAGATAGGGGGAGCGCCGCCCGATGGTCAACCAGATCCCCCGCGGCGGCTCAGCGCACGAGCGTGACCGGGCGGTGATGACGCAGGCCGGCCGCCTCGAGCACGAAGGTGTAGACGCCCGAAGCCGCGGGCCGGCCGGCATCGTCGCGGCCGTCCCAGACCAGGTCCGTCGGGCCCGCCGGGTGCGGGCCGCCGTCCAGCAGCCGACGCACCAGGCGGCCGCGCGCGTCCACCACCGACAGGCGGACCGGCGCCGCTTCGCGCAGTTCGAACCGGAAGCCGACCGTCGGGTTGGCGGGGTTCGGCCAGGGCGCGGCGACCCGTACGGACGCAGCCGGCGAAGCATCGACGGACGTGGTCGGCGCCAGCAGGCGCAGCGCGTGGCGGACGACCGGTGCGGCGCGGGGCGACGACGCTTGGCGGCCGGACGCGTCGGCGGCCAGCACGTAGTACTCGACGTCCGTGTCCGCGTCCGGCGCCGGGATCCGCCCGAGGCGCGCGCCGCCGCCCAGGTCGGTCATCGGCACGCTCGTCCAGGCGCCGCCGGCCGGGCGGTAGACCAGGTCCACGGCCGTCAACGCTTCCCCGCTGTGCGCCGTGACGAGGGCCTGCAGGTCGGCGGGGCCGACGACCTCGCCGGTCGGCGGCGCGTGCTCCACGCGCAGCATGCCGCGGTCGAACACGCCCATGACCCGGCAGTGCAGCGCGTCGTCGGTGAGGAAGCCGGCGTGGGCGAAGCCGCGGACGTCGTGGCCGGGCGCGGCCGCACGGTAGGCCTGCAGGGCGGCCGTGTCGCCGGCCGCGTTCCCGAACAGCGGCACGTAGATGCGGCGGTTCAGAACCAGGCTGTTGGTGTAGGAGGCCGGGCTGCCGCCGCCGATGTCCTGGCAGGTCACGCGGTGGACGCGGTAGTTGCGGCCGGTGGAGGCGGTGAGCGACGCCAGCAGCGTCGCGCGCTGCTCGAGCGCGGCGTACGTGTGGTGGGCGGGCCAGACCTGCTTGACCAGGACCGTCTCCTCGTCCAGGAACTTGGCCCAGGTGTCGATGTGGTGGATGCCGCCGGACTCGATGTCGTCCACGACCGTGTACTGCTGAAGGCCGTAATAGTCGGCCATCAACTGGTCGACCTCGGCCGCGTCCATGCCGTTGGCCGCGGCGGCCTCGTCGTAGACGAGCCGCGTGGAACTGCCGACGTGGTCGCCGTCGGTCATGTAGTTGCCGCCGGTGTGGTACATGTCGTGGCTGTGGACCGGCAGGCCCTGCTGCTCGGCGAAGTGGATCGGGATCAGGTCGTCGTTCGGCCGGTAGGGCCGGTTGTAGACGTGGTCCACGATCGCCAGGTCACCCGCGCCGTCGAAGACGAACCAGGGGCCGTAGTCGCGCGTCCAGATCGAGTCGTTGGGGCGCACGAGGAACTGGACGCTTCCGAGGTCCACGCCGTTGGCCGACAGGTTGGCCTGCGCCGCCGCCTGGGAGGCGCTGGACACCACGACGTGGAGCGTCACGACATCGTCCAGGTCGCGCAGCAGCGCGTAGGGCAGGCCCAGCGGGTAGCGGATCAGCACGCCGGTGGCCGGCTCCCACTCCGCGACGTTGCGCACCGGCGCGGCGGGCGGCGGGTCGGCGAGCGTGCCGCGCCGCGGCATCAGCGACTCCAGGCCGCGCCAGGCCTCCCGCTCGCGGAGCGTCTCGCGCCGGGGCAGCAGGTCTTCCAGGTTGTCGACGTCCCGCTCCGGCGGCGGGTCGCCGCCCGCGGCGGCGACGGCGGGCGACAGGCCCAGGGCCAGGGCGAGGACCAGGTACGACAGGCGCAGGGGCGCGACGGCGTTGCGGTGCATGACGGACCTTTCGCGGCGGCGACGGCGACGACGGATCCCGTGATGATACCACGCGGCGGCGGCGGCGGCGAGGGTCGCGGCGCCGCGCCCGGCCTTGACACCCCCCCGGGCGCGGCCTAGACTGCCCCCGAGCCCACCGCAGCCATCCCGACTCCCGACCCGAAAGAGGCGCCCCCGATGACGAACATCGAAGCGATCCAGGCCCGCCAGATCCTCGATTCCCGCGGCAATCCGACCGTCGAGGTCGACGTCTTCCTGGATGGGGGCGACGTGGGTCGGGCGGCCGTGCCCAGCGGCGCCTCCACCGGCGAGCACGAGGCCATCGAGCTGCGCGACGGCGATCCGGACGTCTACCACGGCAAGGGCGTGCTGAAGGCCGTGCAGAACATCCAGGAGATCATCGAACCCGAGCTGCTGGACATCGACGCCACCGACCAGGTGCTGGTCGACCGCATCCTCTGCGAGCTGGACGGGACGCCGAACAAGTCGAAGCTGGGCGCCAACGCGATCCTCGGTGTGTCCCTGGCCGTGGCCCAGGCGGCGTCGAAGGCGGTCTCGCTGCCCTTCTACCAGTACCTCGGGGGCGTGGCGGCGCGCACCCTGCCCGTGCCGATGATGAACGTCCTGAACGGGGGCGCCCACGCCGACAACAACGTGGACATCCAGGAGTTCATGATCATGCCCACCGGCGCCTCCTGCTTCGCCGAGGCCCTGCAGATGGGCGCGGAGGTCTTCCACACGCTGCGCAAGGTGCTGACGGAGATGGGCCTGTCCACCGGCGTCGGGGACGAGGGCGGCTTCGCGCCCAACCTGCGCAGCAACCGCGAGGCCCTGGACGTGCTGATGAAGGCCATCGAGAAGGCCGGCTACCGCCCCGGCGAGGACATCGGCTTGGCCCTGGACTGCGCCGCGAGCGGCTTCTTCAAGGACGGGCGCTACACGCTGCAGGCCGAGGGCGGCGAGGCGTGGGAGGCCGGCCGCCTGATCAAGTGGTACGAGTCGCTGGTGGGCTCCTACCCCATCGTCTCGATCGAGGACGGGCTCGACGAGAACGACTGGGAGGGCTGGGGCGCCCTGAGCGAGAGCCTGGCCGGGCGCATCCAGATCGTCGGCGACGACCTCTTCGTGACCAACCCCGAACGGCTGCGCCGCGGGATCGAGGAGGGCTGCGCGAACAGCATCCTGATCAAGCTGAACCAGATCGGGACGCTGACCGAGACGCTCGAGACGATCGAGATCGCGAAGCGCGCGGCCTACACGAACGTCGTCAGCCACCGCAGCGGCGAGACCGAGGACGTGACCATCGCCAACCTGGCGGTCGCGACCAACGCCGGCCAGATCAAGACCGGTTCGCTGTGCCGCAGCGAGCGCATCGCGAAGTACAACGAGCTGCTGCGCATCGAGGAGGAGCTCGGCGACCTGGCGGTCTACCCCGGCAAGGGCTGCTTCTACAACCTGGATTGAGGCGCCGCCCGCCGGCGCCCGGTTCAAGGAGGAACCGTGGTCCGTATCCCCGGCTTCCGG
This sequence is a window from bacterium. Protein-coding genes within it:
- the eno gene encoding phosphopyruvate hydratase, producing MTNIEAIQARQILDSRGNPTVEVDVFLDGGDVGRAAVPSGASTGEHEAIELRDGDPDVYHGKGVLKAVQNIQEIIEPELLDIDATDQVLVDRILCELDGTPNKSKLGANAILGVSLAVAQAASKAVSLPFYQYLGGVAARTLPVPMMNVLNGGAHADNNVDIQEFMIMPTGASCFAEALQMGAEVFHTLRKVLTEMGLSTGVGDEGGFAPNLRSNREALDVLMKAIEKAGYRPGEDIGLALDCAASGFFKDGRYTLQAEGGEAWEAGRLIKWYESLVGSYPIVSIEDGLDENDWEGWGALSESLAGRIQIVGDDLFVTNPERLRRGIEEGCANSILIKLNQIGTLTETLETIEIAKRAAYTNVVSHRSGETEDVTIANLAVATNAGQIKTGSLCRSERIAKYNELLRIEEELGDLAVYPGKGCFYNLD
- a CDS encoding agmatine deiminase family protein — encoded protein: MHRNAVAPLRLSYLVLALALGLSPAVAAAGGDPPPERDVDNLEDLLPRRETLREREAWRGLESLMPRRGTLADPPPAAPVRNVAEWEPATGVLIRYPLGLPYALLRDLDDVVTLHVVVSSASQAAAQANLSANGVDLGSVQFLVRPNDSIWTRDYGPWFVFDGAGDLAIVDHVYNRPYRPNDDLIPIHFAEQQGLPVHSHDMYHTGGNYMTDGDHVGSSTRLVYDEAAAANGMDAAEVDQLMADYYGLQQYTVVDDIESGGIHHIDTWAKFLDEETVLVKQVWPAHHTYAALEQRATLLASLTASTGRNYRVHRVTCQDIGGGSPASYTNSLVLNRRIYVPLFGNAAGDTAALQAYRAAAPGHDVRGFAHAGFLTDDALHCRVMGVFDRGMLRVEHAPPTGEVVGPADLQALVTAHSGEALTAVDLVYRPAGGAWTSVPMTDLGGGARLGRIPAPDADTDVEYYVLAADASGRQASSPRAAPVVRHALRLLAPTTSVDASPAASVRVAAPWPNPANPTVGFRFELREAAPVRLSVVDARGRLVRRLLDGGPHPAGPTDLVWDGRDDAGRPAASGVYTFVLEAAGLRHHRPVTLVR
- a CDS encoding FlgD immunoglobulin-like domain containing protein, which codes for MDRTNSRFPTRTRRGAMFLVALFAVAWAGDAAARTFTASSGLRVRIHTPADLAAYIVHADGALLLRHPALGEIELLQGPDDPRLARRDIDGFQPLPEDVVADALDDLQHLQVDLDVDVFLLPAPPAEVLGSFARGGAIVLSPAFGPVAASTVADVTVHELGHVLTWACFDRRPEQWRRYLELRGLAGGDHGPDAPHAQRAREILAEDIRFLFGGELATASGAIENASLVTPDQVDGLQAFLSESLGSGPVVAPSLACTAFPNPCNPLTTVAMTLPADASGDAGTALLTVYDLRGQAVRTVRGGEIRNGRLLVSWDGDDDAGRPAASGRYAYALTWQRTAGRGTVTVAR
- a CDS encoding sigma-70 family RNA polymerase sigma factor, giving the protein MFDRNEDLKLVRRCKRGEEAAFAELLGRYRNAIYGLCFRMTRRAEDARDLAQEVFIKVFSLLDRFDETYAFSSWIFRIATNHCIDHLRRNRMRFLSLDGFTGPDGEPMDLPLPDDGPGPDRLLERSEAMERLEEVVADLPPHYKVIILLRHDQDLSYEDIAVVLDLPLGTVKARIHRARAMIQQMLQARSYEI
- a CDS encoding zf-HC2 domain-containing protein, which encodes MKTGMQQPAPPECRLARDRMQDYLDQALPKRESLAVFLHVRECGGCRAQLETLQALYARLGDMPPIEAPADFDARILAAVPYENYRAMAPLRSPRVPILLEHESLPAWLRSRSVRLVGLLAAAAALTAAASGAAAGTAAWTVAGVGCLPELSVRLQNLTRRVYVATVHRSIPR